The Leptolyngbya sp. CCY15150 DNA window TAGTAAGCGCCGGACTCTGCCGGTGACGTAGCTGTTGACGGTCTGGAGCTAGGCAATTTTGTCTTCTAGGAGTACCTGAAGCGCTGTATCACCGCTAAGAACTTGGACGTTTGCCGTTGTCAGTGCATCGGGAATAGCAGACTGTCGAAAGTCGTCTAGCATCCATTCTTGTAGAGCTGGCCATGTGCGACCTGATCCGTGGTGATGGTCAGCAACGCACGGTTGTGAAGGAATTGTCATACGGTTAATCCTGATAGGTAATGCAGGAATAGACCATTCGAGAGCAGGACAACCCAATCACAGCTTGACGGATGACCCTTTTTAGCAAGCGTGATAATGTAGACATAACGCCCCTGCTCACCGGACACAGACTCCCTTTGCATCTCAACGAGAGCTTAGGTTCGTTCCGGTGCAGCAGGATTGTTATGCCGCCGCTACCCGTCCTGTTTTTATCCAATCCGCCCAATCTTCTCGATCCTGATGCTGTGCTTGCTCAACTGCTAAATGAACATCATATGGAATCTTTGATAGTTCAACCTGCCAGACACCATTTTGCTTTTCAAGGACTGCATAAGACGCCAGTGGTGAGTAGTTTTGCATTGCGTGATAGTTTGGCACGTCGTCATCATAAGCAGGAACACCAACACTGCCAGGATTGATAACCACTTGTCCTGAAGATAATTGAACGACTCGTGCAATGTGACTATGCCCACATAGAATAACTGGATAACTGATTCCTTCTAGATAATCGAGGATAGCAGTGTCATCTCTTACACTAGGAAATCCACTGGAAACGTCTTCCAGTAGATAAACCAGATCGTTCGAAGGAATACCGTGACAGGCAAAAATTTCTTCCGCGACTACAGTTGTCTTGGGCAACGACCTCAGCCACTGAACTGGCTCTTCACCCAGTTCTTGAAGCATATAAGTGAGGATTGGATGCGTTTCGCCTCGACTTTGCTCAAATTCATAAACATCCCGATCCTCGTTCCCCTGAATGGTGACAGCCTCGATTGTTTTCAGGAGAGTATAAGTTTCTAACGGTTTAAGGGGACCATACACTAGACCTTATCGGTAATTAGTTGCTCGACATCCAAATGGATGTAGTAACCATAAGATCGATCGGTTTCGGCCTAAGAATTGATTGCTTTTCCTAATTCCGATTAAGTCTACTATATCTCCAAGGTTGATAAAATGGGTGATCCCTCGGCGTTTCGCATCTTCAAGAACTGCTGTCAATGCCCACAGATTTCCGTGAATGTCTGACAAGACTGCAAATTTCAAT harbors:
- a CDS encoding metallophosphoesterase family protein; translation: MYGPLKPLETYTLLKTIEAVTIQGNEDRDVYEFEQSRGETHPILTYMLQELGEEPVQWLRSLPKTTVVAEEIFACHGIPSNDLVYLLEDVSSGFPSVRDDTAILDYLEGISYPVILCGHSHIARVVQLSSGQVVINPGSVGVPAYDDDVPNYHAMQNYSPLASYAVLEKQNGVWQVELSKIPYDVHLAVEQAQHQDREDWADWIKTGRVAAA